One window of Lacerta agilis isolate rLacAgi1 chromosome 14, rLacAgi1.pri, whole genome shotgun sequence genomic DNA carries:
- the LOC117058402 gene encoding 39S ribosomal protein L52, mitochondrial-like: MFSVKMAACVARRLGPRLAKIASVSRTFHCSTVDQSGGAWRVKHGFPINPSHYGPLTDLPDWSFADGRPAPPMKNQLLRKEKNENLARRRVAMISTEMDQGVEKWKAKQNERERRAEEKRRNRLQPKGSSQKQDPK, encoded by the coding sequence ATGTTTAGTGTCAAAATGGCAGCTTGCGTGGCTCGGAGGCTGGGACCTCGGCTGGCAAAAATTGCTTCGGTGTCTCGGACCTTCCATTGCAGTACTGTGGATCAGTCTGGTGGGGCCTGGAGAGTGAAGCACGGTTTCCCTATAAACCCTTCACATTACGGACCCTTAACAGACCTTCCCGACTGGTCGTTTGCTGATGGGCGGCCAGCCCCACCGATGAAAAATCAGCTCCTTCGGAAGGAAAAGAACGAAAACTTGGCTCGTCGTCGGGTAGCCATGATCTCCACAGAAATGGATCAGGGGGTGGAGAAGTGGAAAGCTAAGCAGAATGAACGAGAGCGACGGGCAGAGGAAAAGCGACGCAACAGACTTCAACCTAAAGGAAGCTCCCAAAAGCAAGACCCCAAATAA